One stretch of Musicola paradisiaca NCPPB 2511 DNA includes these proteins:
- the fabD gene encoding ACP S-malonyltransferase encodes MKTVYTFPGQGSQYRTMGYDLFDQYPELVAQANQVLGYDIAKLCVKDPQRVLNQTQYTQPALYTVNALSYLERKARGAAPPDCLAGHSLGEYNALFAAGAFDFITGLRLVQKRGQLMSQAPKGAMVALLEINLDEIERILADSGFQHVDIANINSRRQCIISGDYDEVLAPALEQRFIDAGARFVQLNVSAAFHSRSMLDIEREFADFLAEFTFHPLSVPVMSNVTARAYPATGYQTLLTRQISSPVRWYESISWLLAQGYDDFVEVGPGDVLTKLHQRIVEDPMSIGNVPPISLVPPVSTPIQEVRTMPQPSTKSIPATARKCVFMYAGQGSQYYQMGRVFYQGDEHFRQTMDSLCHKVHMLSGVNLLETLYGEHDCGTAFDDIRYTHPALFCLGYSLTQMLIARGIQPTAVVGHSLGEYVAAVVAGMLRLDDALRLVVEQARLLVQYAPEGGLVAVLASPDIFLWLC; translated from the coding sequence ATGAAGACAGTCTATACCTTTCCAGGGCAAGGATCGCAATATCGTACAATGGGTTATGACTTATTCGATCAATATCCAGAACTGGTTGCTCAGGCAAATCAGGTGCTCGGGTATGACATTGCCAAACTTTGCGTGAAAGATCCTCAGCGGGTGTTAAACCAGACTCAGTATACCCAACCGGCATTGTATACCGTGAATGCGCTGAGCTATTTAGAACGTAAGGCCCGCGGAGCGGCCCCGCCGGATTGTCTGGCCGGGCATAGTCTGGGAGAGTACAACGCGCTGTTTGCTGCCGGCGCGTTTGACTTTATTACCGGGCTTCGGCTGGTACAAAAACGTGGTCAACTGATGAGCCAGGCCCCGAAGGGGGCAATGGTCGCCTTGCTGGAAATTAATCTGGATGAGATTGAGCGTATTTTGGCCGATAGCGGCTTTCAGCATGTGGATATAGCCAATATCAATTCCCGCCGACAGTGCATCATCTCGGGGGATTATGACGAAGTGCTGGCACCGGCGCTGGAACAACGTTTTATTGATGCCGGTGCTCGTTTTGTCCAGTTGAATGTCAGCGCCGCGTTCCATTCCCGCAGTATGCTGGACATTGAGCGAGAGTTTGCCGATTTTCTGGCTGAATTTACTTTCCATCCCTTGTCTGTTCCCGTGATGTCTAATGTAACGGCCCGGGCCTATCCGGCCACGGGGTATCAGACATTATTGACCCGACAAATTTCCAGCCCGGTTCGTTGGTATGAATCCATCTCCTGGTTACTGGCGCAAGGCTATGATGATTTCGTGGAAGTCGGTCCAGGGGATGTGTTAACGAAACTCCACCAGCGTATTGTCGAAGATCCGATGTCGATCGGTAACGTGCCCCCGATATCTTTAGTCCCGCCTGTGTCTACACCGATTCAGGAAGTCAGGACGATGCCGCAGCCGTCAACCAAGTCGATACCGGCAACAGCGCGCAAGTGTGTTTTCATGTATGCGGGGCAGGGTAGTCAGTATTATCAGATGGGACGGGTTTTTTACCAGGGGGATGAGCATTTCCGGCAGACGATGGACAGCCTTTGTCACAAAGTTCATATGCTCAGTGGCGTGAATCTGCTGGAAACACTCTATGGTGAACACGATTGCGGGACTGCGTTTGATGATATTCGCTATACCCATCCGGCACTATTTTGTTTGGGATACAGCCTGACTCAGATGTTGATTGCCCGTGGTATCCAGCCCACTGCCGTTGTCGGCCACAGTTTGGGTGAGTACGTTGCTGCCGTTGTTGCCGGGATGCTCCGGCTGGATGATGCGCTGCGGTTGGTCGTTGAGCAAGCTCGGTTGTTGGTTCAGTATGCGCCTGAAGGTGGTTTGGTCGCGGTGCTGGCCTCTCCAGACATTTTTCTCTGGCTGTGCTGA
- a CDS encoding acyltransferase domain-containing protein: MNFDNNFFISGDQAAITAVKQQLAGKGILSVALPVRYGFHSDAIEAIKPAYQTLLHKIPVFTPAIPVYSSVLGRSVGVLQQADAQAYLWQIVRDKIDFSALARSAFTAMEDHFFIDVSATGSLSNFLKYSKGSNYQHGYVLNQFGDGMKSLEYLLSQLKA, from the coding sequence GTGAATTTCGACAATAATTTCTTCATTTCCGGGGATCAAGCCGCCATAACAGCGGTTAAACAGCAGCTGGCTGGTAAAGGTATTCTGTCGGTTGCGCTGCCGGTTCGCTACGGCTTTCATTCGGATGCGATTGAAGCTATCAAGCCTGCCTATCAGACATTACTGCATAAGATACCGGTCTTTACGCCGGCCATTCCCGTTTATTCGTCTGTATTGGGACGGTCTGTCGGTGTGTTACAACAAGCCGATGCTCAGGCGTATTTATGGCAGATTGTCAGAGATAAAATTGACTTTTCCGCCCTCGCACGTTCGGCGTTTACTGCAATGGAGGATCACTTTTTTATTGATGTATCGGCTACAGGCAGTTTGTCTAACTTTCTGAAGTATTCGAAAGGAAGTAATTATCAGCATGGCTATGTATTAAACCAGTTCGGTGACGGGATGAAATCTCTTGAATACCTGTTGTCGCAATTGAAAGCGTAA
- the fabD gene encoding ACP S-malonyltransferase has translation MTIQVYMFPGQGSQQRGMGEALFGRFADLTRIANDILGYSIETLCLDDPDGKLNQTQYTQPAIYVVNALSYFRRLEETGTRPDFVLGHSLGEFNALLAAECFDFATGLKLVKKRGELMGQAAGGGMAAVLGASEAQVRELLKANRLDHIDLANFNTPSQIVISGPRGDIMHAVDDFERGDIRCVPLNTSGAFHSRLMRDSMEKFEKYLRNFQFSALKIPVIANVTARPYQDETLFTCLAQQIASPVRWTESIQYLMSLGAVEFTELGHGDVVSGLVEKIKAETTAAELQAIQLPRDAYDTKNVAEATGGSMHNKTQAAAQKVAQWNSRFPIGQKVRSSILNTEAETRTEAVLLFQHRAAIYLKGYNGYFELDELNPL, from the coding sequence ATGACAATTCAAGTTTATATGTTTCCGGGACAAGGCTCCCAACAACGAGGAATGGGAGAGGCGTTGTTCGGCCGGTTTGCTGACTTGACCCGTATTGCCAACGATATACTCGGTTATTCAATTGAGACACTCTGTCTGGATGATCCTGATGGAAAGTTGAACCAGACACAATATACCCAGCCTGCAATTTATGTCGTCAATGCGTTGTCTTATTTCAGGAGACTGGAGGAAACCGGCACCCGGCCGGATTTTGTTTTAGGCCATAGCTTAGGTGAATTTAACGCCTTACTGGCCGCCGAGTGCTTTGATTTTGCCACCGGTCTGAAGCTGGTGAAAAAACGTGGTGAATTGATGGGGCAGGCCGCCGGTGGTGGTATGGCAGCGGTACTGGGTGCGAGTGAAGCCCAGGTGCGGGAATTATTGAAAGCTAACAGGTTGGATCATATTGATTTGGCTAATTTTAATACGCCATCACAAATTGTGATTTCGGGGCCTCGTGGCGATATCATGCATGCCGTCGATGATTTTGAACGTGGCGATATCAGATGTGTTCCCTTAAATACCAGCGGTGCTTTTCACTCCCGACTAATGCGGGATTCAATGGAGAAGTTTGAAAAATACCTGCGAAACTTTCAATTCTCGGCGTTGAAAATCCCGGTGATTGCCAATGTCACGGCCCGGCCATATCAGGATGAGACGCTGTTTACCTGTCTGGCTCAACAAATTGCCAGCCCGGTACGCTGGACGGAAAGTATTCAATATCTCATGAGCCTGGGGGCGGTTGAATTTACGGAGTTGGGCCATGGTGACGTTGTGAGCGGTCTGGTCGAAAAAATAAAAGCAGAGACGACGGCAGCCGAACTACAGGCCATTCAGTTACCACGCGACGCCTATGACACGAAAAACGTCGCTGAAGCTACAGGTGGGTCGATGCATAACAAAACACAAGCGGCAGCCCAGAAGGTTGCCCAGTGGAACAGTCGCTTCCCGATCGGGCAAAAGGTTCGCTCCAGTATTTTGAATACGGAGGCGGAAACCCGAACAGAAGCGGTTTTATTATTTCAGCATCGTGCGGCGATCTATTTGAAAGGTTACAACGGCTATTTCGAACTGGATGAGTTAAATCCGTTATAA
- a CDS encoding LysR family transcriptional regulator, which yields MGRINLRQIDAFHKVILTGGITQAANMMNITQPAVSRLIKDFEYGLNLKLFDRDGRGLVPRDEALKLFREIERLYLGIDHITRIANDIRQAKGSILRIGAVSSLSSLCAEYLFPPLLHDYPDISLFMDVESTLTITEMVMSNQYDVGFINGTPTVKGLHAEMIGAAHAVAVVSPQHELADAPQITLMDLIRYRPILPGRKTILHDQILKAVAREGLELKHPVETALRHCCSMAAAGLGIGIVDLITAQTSSANLLIKPLLPRMDIAYLAIFPPQSARSQLIDTLILRMKMLIATPVSGIDH from the coding sequence ATGGGTCGAATCAACCTCAGACAAATTGATGCTTTTCATAAAGTGATTCTTACCGGTGGTATCACGCAGGCAGCTAATATGATGAATATTACGCAACCTGCTGTCAGCAGATTGATTAAAGATTTTGAATATGGGTTGAATTTAAAGTTGTTTGATCGGGATGGACGGGGTCTGGTGCCCCGTGACGAAGCGCTCAAATTGTTTCGCGAAATTGAACGGCTTTATCTTGGAATTGACCATATTACCCGGATTGCCAACGACATCCGCCAGGCCAAAGGCAGTATCCTGCGTATCGGCGCCGTTTCTTCACTCTCCAGTCTGTGCGCCGAGTACCTCTTTCCGCCGCTGCTGCACGACTATCCCGATATTTCTCTGTTTATGGATGTGGAAAGTACGCTCACCATTACGGAAATGGTGATGAGCAACCAGTACGACGTCGGTTTCATCAACGGTACACCTACCGTCAAGGGACTCCATGCAGAAATGATTGGCGCCGCTCACGCCGTGGCGGTGGTCTCTCCACAGCACGAACTGGCCGATGCACCGCAGATCACCCTGATGGATCTGATTCGCTATCGTCCGATCCTACCGGGCAGAAAGACCATACTGCACGATCAGATCCTCAAGGCCGTCGCACGGGAAGGGCTGGAGCTAAAACACCCGGTGGAAACCGCCTTGCGTCATTGCTGCTCTATGGCCGCAGCAGGGCTGGGCATCGGTATCGTCGACCTCATCACCGCGCAGACCAGCAGTGCCAATCTGCTGATCAAGCCGCTTCTGCCCCGTATGGATATCGCCTATCTGGCCATTTTCCCGCCGCAAAGCGCCCGTAGCCAATTGATCGACACCCTCATTCTGCGGATGAAAATGCTGATTGCCACACCAGTCAGCGGTATCGACCACTGA
- a CDS encoding ABC transporter substrate-binding protein, whose product MKGTVLFASLFALMPLAQAADLTIGLASFTTSMDPQFYVGGANSAMARNIFDGLVNQNERQQITPALAVSWKALNDTTWQFKLRPNVKFHDGSAFTADDVVASVKRVALASKNSPSSYAPYVADIVDIKAIDPLTVEIHTQTPSALLLNNLSRIAIMPARLSEVPTETLNSGKEVIGTGPFKFVSYAPDDKVVLQRNDNYWGGKPDWDTVTLRLVKNNGARVAALLSGDVDLIESVPTADKSNIAKQSSLTTISVPGNRILYLHPDQDREISPFAQGEDGKNPLRKVEVRQAMSLAINRDAIVQRILDGQGLSSSQLVPQGYQGYSRQIAAPVYDPAKAKQMLAQSGYPNGFTLTFHASNDRYPNDAKIAQALGQMFSQVGIKTEVVTMPGSVYFAKAAKREFSLVMGGAAIETGEASGVLGPLLETFGPNAGQGNRGRYSNAEFDRLLNQARSTLDESQRDKLLQQATDLAMKEQGVIPLLFLSNTWAMKKGYSYAGRTDGYTLPYFVHSKSL is encoded by the coding sequence ATGAAAGGAACAGTGTTATTTGCCAGTTTGTTTGCCCTGATGCCTTTGGCGCAAGCCGCAGATTTAACAATAGGCCTCGCGTCTTTTACTACCTCGATGGATCCGCAGTTCTATGTCGGGGGGGCGAACAGTGCCATGGCACGAAATATTTTCGACGGCCTGGTCAATCAGAATGAAAGACAGCAGATTACGCCGGCACTGGCTGTGTCATGGAAAGCGTTGAACGATACCACTTGGCAATTCAAACTGCGGCCGAATGTGAAGTTTCATGATGGCAGCGCTTTTACGGCAGACGATGTGGTCGCCAGTGTGAAGCGCGTGGCGCTGGCATCGAAGAATAGCCCCAGTTCATACGCACCTTACGTAGCGGATATTGTCGATATTAAGGCTATCGACCCGTTGACGGTGGAGATTCACACCCAAACGCCGTCGGCATTATTGCTGAATAACCTCAGCCGTATCGCCATCATGCCAGCGCGTCTTTCCGAGGTACCGACCGAGACGCTGAACAGTGGGAAAGAGGTGATCGGCACCGGGCCGTTCAAATTTGTGTCCTATGCGCCGGATGATAAGGTCGTGTTGCAGCGTAACGACAACTACTGGGGCGGCAAACCCGACTGGGATACGGTGACGCTGCGTCTGGTGAAGAACAACGGCGCTCGCGTAGCGGCGCTGCTGTCCGGCGATGTGGATTTGATTGAAAGCGTACCGACGGCGGATAAAAGCAATATCGCCAAACAATCCAGTCTGACGACGATCTCTGTGCCGGGTAATCGTATTCTTTATCTGCACCCGGATCAGGATCGTGAAATTTCCCCGTTTGCGCAGGGGGAGGATGGCAAAAATCCACTGCGCAAAGTAGAGGTGCGTCAGGCGATGTCGTTGGCGATCAACCGTGATGCCATTGTGCAACGCATCCTGGATGGGCAAGGGTTATCGTCTTCGCAATTGGTACCTCAGGGGTATCAGGGGTATTCCCGGCAGATAGCCGCACCGGTATATGACCCGGCGAAAGCGAAACAGATGCTGGCACAGTCGGGTTATCCCAACGGTTTTACGCTGACGTTCCATGCGTCTAATGACCGTTATCCCAACGATGCCAAAATCGCGCAGGCGCTGGGGCAGATGTTCAGCCAGGTAGGCATTAAAACCGAAGTCGTCACTATGCCGGGCAGTGTTTATTTCGCCAAGGCGGCAAAGCGTGAGTTCAGCCTGGTGATGGGCGGCGCAGCGATTGAAACCGGCGAGGCCTCCGGTGTGTTGGGGCCGTTGCTGGAGACGTTCGGGCCGAATGCCGGCCAGGGCAACCGGGGGCGTTATTCGAATGCCGAATTTGACCGGCTGCTGAATCAGGCACGCAGTACCCTTGATGAAAGCCAGCGCGACAAACTGTTGCAGCAGGCTACCGATTTGGCCATGAAAGAGCAGGGCGTGATTCCTCTGCTGTTCCTGTCCAATACCTGGGCGATGAAAAAAGGCTATAGCTATGCCGGTCGTACCGACGGCTATACCTTGCCCTATTTTGTTCACAGTAAGTCGTTGTAG
- a CDS encoding dihydrodipicolinate synthase family protein, producing MVEFSGVFPYLVSPVKTDGEVDKAVLTELVEHLIASGVHGLTPLGSTGEFAYLNARQRFDIVSTVVTAARGRVPVIAGVAATTIQDAVAQTEAFVQLGVDGILAILEAYFPIADDGVEAYFRAIAAAAQTKPVVLYTNPQFQRSDLSLPVIERLSHVTNINYIKDASTNTGRLLSIIERTQGRMSVFAASAHIPACVMLIGGVGWMAGPACIVPKQSLALYEAARRGDWSQAMTLQRPLWRVNEIFARYSVAACIKAALQLQGFAVGDPLPPQKPLAGAALEEIADVLRSVGAL from the coding sequence ATGGTTGAATTTAGTGGGGTTTTCCCTTATCTGGTTTCACCGGTGAAAACGGATGGCGAGGTCGATAAGGCCGTGCTGACCGAGCTGGTCGAGCATTTGATCGCCAGCGGTGTTCATGGGTTGACTCCGTTGGGAAGCACTGGTGAATTCGCCTATCTCAATGCCCGGCAACGTTTTGATATTGTCAGTACCGTGGTTACTGCCGCCAGGGGCCGGGTTCCGGTCATTGCCGGCGTAGCCGCTACCACTATTCAGGATGCCGTGGCCCAGACGGAAGCGTTTGTCCAACTGGGCGTCGACGGCATCCTGGCTATTCTTGAAGCCTATTTCCCTATTGCCGATGACGGCGTGGAAGCTTACTTTCGCGCTATCGCCGCCGCCGCCCAAACCAAACCGGTGGTGCTGTACACCAATCCCCAGTTTCAACGTTCGGACTTGAGCCTGCCAGTGATTGAACGGCTCAGTCATGTGACGAATATTAACTACATCAAGGACGCCTCGACCAATACCGGCCGTCTGCTGTCAATCATTGAACGCACGCAGGGACGGATGAGCGTCTTCGCTGCGTCTGCGCATATTCCTGCCTGTGTGATGTTGATAGGCGGCGTCGGATGGATGGCCGGCCCGGCCTGCATCGTACCGAAACAGAGCCTGGCGCTGTATGAGGCGGCCCGGCGCGGTGATTGGTCGCAGGCGATGACGCTGCAGCGGCCGCTATGGCGCGTCAACGAAATTTTTGCCCGTTATTCGGTGGCGGCCTGCATCAAAGCCGCGCTACAACTGCAAGGATTTGCGGTCGGCGATCCGCTCCCGCCGCAAAAACCGTTGGCGGGAGCCGCGCTGGAGGAGATCGCTGACGTCTTGCGTTCGGTTGGCGCGTTATGA
- a CDS encoding nucleoside hydrolase translates to MTIPVIIDCDPGIDDAIALLSAFVAPGLDIRGITVVNGNQPVETTLRNALQITELGKRQDIPVYRGCWQPMLRAPIHGQFHGKSGLGDGAFPAPVKPPETQHAVDFLVTSCREAARVGQPLTLCALGPLTNIASAFCMAPDIAAGIARIVLMGGTCRELGNRTMTSEFNMLADPHAAQVVFSQAVPITMLPLDATHQVILTPERVTELVANAGRLRQALGELMAFWDRNDVRRYGSRGGPLHDPLVIAWLLNPRLFSSETARVFVEHQSELCMGRTVVDLYAKSGEPANVSVVTRVDADGVFRLFCQLFSCYGNEQ, encoded by the coding sequence ATGACTATTCCGGTGATTATTGACTGCGATCCCGGTATTGATGACGCGATCGCATTGCTGAGCGCCTTCGTTGCGCCTGGGCTGGATATCCGCGGGATCACCGTCGTTAACGGCAATCAGCCGGTAGAGACAACGCTGCGCAATGCGTTGCAGATCACCGAACTGGGAAAACGCCAGGATATCCCGGTGTATCGCGGTTGCTGGCAGCCGATGCTGCGCGCGCCCATTCACGGCCAGTTTCACGGTAAAAGCGGGTTGGGCGACGGTGCGTTTCCCGCGCCGGTCAAACCGCCGGAAACGCAACATGCCGTTGATTTTTTAGTGACTTCCTGCCGTGAGGCGGCCCGCGTGGGCCAGCCGCTGACGTTGTGCGCGCTGGGGCCGCTGACCAATATCGCCAGCGCCTTCTGTATGGCGCCGGATATCGCCGCAGGCATCGCACGTATTGTACTAATGGGCGGCACCTGCCGTGAGTTAGGCAATCGCACCATGACGTCTGAATTCAATATGCTGGCTGATCCGCATGCGGCGCAGGTGGTGTTCTCGCAAGCCGTGCCGATCACCATGCTGCCGCTGGATGCAACGCATCAGGTGATTCTGACGCCGGAGCGGGTGACGGAACTGGTCGCCAATGCCGGTCGTTTACGTCAGGCGTTGGGGGAGTTGATGGCGTTTTGGGATCGCAATGACGTCAGGCGCTATGGTTCCCGGGGCGGCCCGTTGCACGACCCGCTGGTGATCGCCTGGTTGTTGAACCCGAGGTTATTCAGCAGTGAGACGGCGCGGGTGTTTGTCGAACACCAGAGCGAACTTTGTATGGGGCGGACGGTCGTAGACCTGTATGCCAAGTCTGGCGAGCCCGCCAATGTGTCGGTCGTGACCCGCGTGGATGCAGACGGCGTATTCCGGCTGTTCTGCCAGCTTTTCTCCTGTTACGGAAATGAGCAATGA
- a CDS encoding nucleoside hydrolase: MTRHRIIIDTDPGVDDAVALWLALASPELDILGITVVAGNVALEDTTLNASRIVALSGRRDVPVFAGAPRPLIGPQRFGKYVHIGAFRPELVPAEPLTLQQEHAVDFIVRTARQAAEDHNPITICAIGPMTNLALALIQHPDVAKGIRQIVTMSCAFTALGHRTPWAEFNIYADPHAAHRVFFSGIPLVIMPLDVTFQALLTSRELATLRECGGLPGQAVARLFETFDRSDVQRLGREGGPVHDAAVIAWLLQPTLFNGCRTRVGVVTDGETAGHTWADFHNKLNAEPNATVMQSIDEAGFFSLLTQVMARYGHSQA, from the coding sequence ATGACACGCCATCGCATTATTATCGATACCGATCCGGGCGTGGATGACGCCGTCGCATTGTGGCTGGCGCTGGCCTCTCCGGAGTTGGATATTCTCGGCATCACTGTCGTTGCCGGCAACGTGGCGCTTGAAGATACGACGCTGAATGCGAGCCGTATCGTAGCGCTGTCCGGGCGTCGTGATGTCCCGGTTTTCGCCGGTGCGCCGCGGCCGTTGATCGGGCCGCAACGGTTCGGCAAATACGTACACATCGGCGCTTTTCGGCCTGAGCTGGTGCCTGCCGAACCGTTAACCTTGCAACAAGAGCATGCCGTCGATTTTATTGTGCGTACTGCGCGTCAGGCGGCTGAGGATCATAATCCGATCACGATTTGCGCTATCGGCCCGATGACCAATCTGGCGCTGGCGTTGATTCAGCACCCGGATGTGGCGAAAGGTATCCGCCAGATTGTCACCATGAGTTGCGCATTTACGGCGTTAGGGCATCGGACGCCGTGGGCGGAATTCAATATCTATGCCGATCCGCATGCGGCGCATCGCGTCTTTTTCAGCGGTATTCCGCTGGTGATCATGCCGTTGGACGTAACGTTCCAGGCATTGTTGACTTCCCGCGAGCTGGCGACGCTGCGCGAATGCGGCGGATTACCCGGTCAGGCTGTCGCCCGACTGTTTGAAACCTTCGATCGTAGTGATGTTCAACGCCTTGGTCGGGAAGGCGGGCCGGTACATGACGCTGCCGTCATCGCCTGGTTGCTGCAACCGACACTGTTTAACGGCTGCCGTACTCGTGTCGGCGTGGTGACTGACGGTGAAACCGCCGGACACACCTGGGCGGATTTTCATAACAAACTGAATGCGGAACCTAACGCGACGGTTATGCAGTCTATTGATGAAGCTGGTTTTTTCTCTCTTCTGACACAGGTGATGGCGCGTTACGGCCATTCGCAGGCATAG
- a CDS encoding ABC transporter permease: protein MVGFLLNRFGQTLMTLLVMSVLVFSGVYLVGNPIDLLLGSHATPAERDAIIQAFGLDKPLWQQYSLFVIHALQGDLGNSYIFNQPALHLILQRMPATLELALVAFVVALIVGIPLGIVAGMRPDGWMSRSIMTFSILGFSLPTFWIGMMMIMLFSVKLGWLPASGRGATVEIAGVPVSLMTLDGWQHLLLPAFNLALFKISLIIRLTRAGVQECLQQDYVRFARAKGLSESRILLVHVLKNTLIPLITVIGLELGSLIAFAVVTETIYAWPGMGKLIIDSIAVLDRPVILAYLMMTVVMFSLINLLVDVLYALCDPRIRLGGR, encoded by the coding sequence ATGGTGGGTTTCCTGCTCAATCGCTTTGGACAGACGCTGATGACCTTGTTGGTGATGTCGGTTCTGGTGTTCAGCGGTGTCTATCTGGTGGGAAATCCGATCGATCTGCTGCTGGGCAGCCATGCTACCCCCGCTGAGCGTGATGCGATTATTCAGGCCTTCGGGCTGGATAAGCCGTTGTGGCAGCAGTATTCCCTGTTTGTTATCCATGCCCTGCAGGGCGATCTGGGCAATTCCTACATCTTTAACCAGCCGGCGTTGCACCTGATCTTGCAACGGATGCCCGCCACGCTGGAGCTGGCGCTGGTGGCGTTTGTGGTGGCATTGATCGTCGGTATTCCGTTGGGCATCGTCGCGGGCATGCGCCCGGACGGCTGGATGTCGCGCTCCATCATGACCTTCTCCATTCTGGGGTTCAGCCTGCCTACATTCTGGATCGGCATGATGATGATCATGCTGTTCAGCGTCAAACTGGGCTGGTTGCCTGCGTCCGGTCGCGGCGCGACGGTAGAGATAGCCGGGGTACCGGTGAGTTTGATGACGCTCGACGGCTGGCAGCACCTGTTGCTGCCTGCCTTCAATCTGGCGCTGTTTAAGATTTCGCTGATTATCCGCTTGACCCGGGCGGGTGTTCAGGAGTGCTTGCAACAGGATTATGTCCGGTTTGCGCGCGCTAAAGGGTTGTCCGAGAGCCGCATCCTGCTGGTGCACGTATTGAAGAATACGCTGATCCCGTTAATTACCGTGATTGGTCTGGAGCTGGGCTCCCTGATCGCCTTTGCCGTGGTGACTGAAACTATTTATGCCTGGCCAGGCATGGGGAAATTGATTATCGATTCTATCGCCGTGCTCGACAGGCCGGTGATTCTTGCGTATCTGATGATGACGGTGGTGATGTTCAGCCTGATCAACCTGCTGGTGGATGTGCTCTACGCGCTGTGCGACCCGCGCATTCGTCTGGGAGGGCGTTAA
- a CDS encoding ABC transporter permease, with translation MTDSTELTHERSRYDSVWRTLHALARNRFSLVGMVVLALIVVLALLAPWLSPQNPYDLSQLAIMDNRLPPGSAGMTGLSYWLGTDDQGRDLFSAILYGTRTSLIVAVSSALLALLIGMAVGLLSAWRGGRIDALCMRVVDIQLSFPPILIALILLAVLGQGVDKIILALVITQWAYYARTVRGSALVESRRSYVDAARGMAFSDVRILFRHVLPNCLPPLIVVATMRIAYAIMLEATLSFLGIGLPITEPSLGLLIANGFDYLMSGDYWISLFPGIMLLLLIVAINLIGDALRDILNTRREE, from the coding sequence ATGACGGATTCTACTGAATTGACGCATGAGCGCTCTCGCTATGACTCGGTATGGCGGACGTTGCATGCGTTGGCGCGTAACCGTTTTTCCCTGGTGGGGATGGTAGTATTGGCGCTGATTGTGGTGTTGGCGCTGCTGGCGCCTTGGTTGTCGCCGCAGAATCCCTACGATTTATCGCAACTGGCGATCATGGATAACCGTCTGCCGCCGGGCTCCGCCGGCATGACCGGGTTGAGTTACTGGTTGGGGACGGATGATCAGGGGCGCGATCTGTTCAGCGCTATTCTCTATGGCACCCGCACCAGTCTGATTGTTGCCGTCAGCAGTGCGCTGCTGGCATTGCTGATCGGCATGGCGGTCGGGCTGTTAAGCGCCTGGCGCGGCGGCCGGATAGATGCGTTGTGTATGCGCGTTGTCGATATTCAGCTCAGTTTCCCGCCCATCTTGATTGCGTTGATTCTGTTGGCGGTGCTTGGGCAGGGCGTCGATAAGATTATTCTGGCGCTGGTGATCACTCAGTGGGCCTATTATGCGCGCACGGTGCGCGGGTCAGCGCTGGTGGAGAGCCGTCGCAGTTATGTCGATGCGGCACGCGGCATGGCCTTTTCCGATGTGCGCATTCTGTTCCGGCATGTGTTGCCCAATTGCCTGCCGCCGTTGATCGTGGTTGCGACGATGCGCATCGCCTACGCCATCATGCTGGAGGCGACGCTCTCTTTCCTGGGGATAGGCCTGCCGATTACCGAGCCGTCGCTGGGGTTGTTGATAGCCAATGGTTTCGACTACCTGATGTCCGGCGATTACTGGATTAGTCTGTTTCCCGGCATCATGCTGCTGCTGCTGATTGTCGCCATTAATCTGATCGGCGATGCCCTGAGGGATATCCTGAATACCAGACGTGAGGAATAA